One window of the Janthinobacterium sp. PAMC25594 genome contains the following:
- a CDS encoding polysaccharide deacetylase family protein: MTSKPIKIAATVVVALAAGAGIYTYTRPAATATPGAPASGSPAAAPQSAVDTAAVASQFRDLLGNFRKIIVLLADEQSLPEGARDEARKVGQALFHENQERIAKLDLALDQLTAPTNPGRFEALDSLLTYIESDPGLYDADRLAFRELLQSMLADVAKDSSLPAIKLHKRISEDLDALGEIERNYEKEIRQIFGNLGQRSIELKRERWDDYVAQLKKLYSREQILKENGIVVPYAVPPAGSVPEAKPAPKKDEAEIFGLGLPKKTIVLTFDDGPHRRYTEEISAILKQYGVPAVFFNVGRNLGSLDAEGHAKLGAGAEVSRKLMKEGYAVGNHSFSHAQLSKQTGDKLKGEILGTDTLLKAISPERAALFRFPYGARNSEGMAALADAHLKSVMWNIDSLDWADPVPSSITNRVLASVDKAGRGIVLFHDIHERTVKALPAVLDKLIAEGYQFAGWDGTSFQVAKSTAPAPEKVPVTTGYANSWAVVIGIDDYAKWPKLQYAVRDAQGIRETLIEKFAFAPERVVTLKNGEATRNNILAAFHDKLAHGGVQKNDRIFVFFAGHGATRKLSSGRDLGYIVPVDSDPAQFATDAIPMTEIQNIAESLTAKHAFFVMDACYSGLGLTRGAGSSSFLRDNAKRIGRQMLTAGGGDQLVADGGPNGHSVFTWTLLQGLAGKGDLNGDGLITATELAAYVAPAVSSVSNQTPAFGSLPGSEGGDFVFELPGETEFLSPNTTQLSTEAIALNSKLDAKPATASVTVKDLQGGEQKIVTPGAVPTSTRQLAQRANDRGLQLYKEKQYAAAEAQFTEALKLRPDFALAANNLGFVFYKQEKYREAARWFENTVRMDPSRAIAYLNLGDAYAKAGDAAKAKAAYKTYLELAPTASTAPAVRQKMEKL; the protein is encoded by the coding sequence GTGACTTCCAAGCCGATCAAGATCGCCGCCACCGTCGTCGTGGCTCTCGCCGCTGGGGCCGGCATTTACACTTACACTCGTCCGGCCGCCACCGCCACGCCGGGCGCCCCGGCTTCGGGCAGCCCGGCCGCCGCGCCCCAATCCGCTGTCGATACGGCCGCCGTGGCCAGCCAGTTCCGCGATTTGCTGGGCAATTTCCGCAAGATCATCGTGCTGCTGGCCGACGAGCAAAGCTTGCCCGAAGGCGCGCGCGACGAAGCCCGTAAGGTGGGGCAGGCCCTGTTCCATGAAAACCAGGAACGCATCGCCAAGCTCGATCTTGCGCTCGATCAATTGACGGCACCCACGAATCCGGGCCGCTTCGAGGCGCTCGACAGCCTGCTCACGTATATCGAATCGGACCCCGGCCTGTACGACGCGGACCGCCTGGCTTTCCGCGAACTGCTGCAAAGCATGCTGGCCGACGTGGCCAAGGATTCGTCCCTGCCTGCGATCAAGCTGCACAAGCGCATTTCCGAAGACCTCGATGCGCTGGGCGAGATCGAGCGCAATTACGAGAAAGAAATCCGGCAAATCTTCGGTAACCTGGGCCAGCGTTCCATCGAACTCAAGCGCGAGCGCTGGGACGATTACGTGGCGCAGCTGAAAAAGCTGTACAGCCGCGAACAGATTCTGAAGGAAAACGGCATCGTCGTGCCGTATGCTGTTCCTCCGGCCGGTTCCGTACCAGAGGCCAAGCCGGCGCCGAAGAAGGACGAGGCGGAAATCTTCGGCCTGGGCTTGCCGAAGAAAACCATCGTGCTGACCTTCGACGACGGCCCGCACCGCCGCTACACGGAAGAGATCAGTGCCATCCTGAAACAGTATGGCGTGCCGGCCGTGTTCTTCAACGTGGGCCGCAACCTGGGTTCGCTCGATGCGGAAGGCCACGCCAAGCTGGGTGCGGGCGCGGAAGTGAGCCGCAAGCTGATGAAGGAAGGCTATGCCGTGGGCAACCACAGTTTCAGCCACGCACAATTGTCGAAACAGACGGGCGACAAGCTGAAAGGCGAAATCCTTGGCACCGACACTTTACTCAAAGCCATCAGCCCCGAGCGGGCCGCGTTGTTCCGCTTTCCGTATGGCGCGCGCAACAGCGAAGGCATGGCCGCGCTGGCCGATGCGCATTTGAAATCCGTGATGTGGAATATCGATTCGCTGGACTGGGCCGACCCTGTGCCCAGCTCGATCACGAACCGCGTGCTGGCCTCCGTCGACAAGGCGGGGCGCGGCATCGTCCTGTTCCACGACATCCACGAGCGCACGGTGAAAGCCTTGCCGGCCGTGCTGGATAAGCTGATCGCCGAAGGCTATCAATTCGCAGGCTGGGATGGCACCAGCTTCCAGGTGGCAAAAAGCACGGCGCCCGCGCCGGAAAAAGTGCCCGTCACCACGGGCTACGCCAATTCCTGGGCCGTGGTGATCGGCATCGACGACTACGCCAAGTGGCCGAAACTGCAATATGCGGTGCGCGATGCGCAAGGCATCCGCGAAACGCTGATCGAAAAATTCGCGTTTGCGCCCGAGCGCGTCGTGACCCTGAAGAATGGCGAAGCGACGCGTAACAATATCCTGGCCGCCTTCCACGACAAGCTGGCCCACGGCGGCGTGCAAAAGAATGACCGCATCTTCGTCTTCTTCGCCGGTCACGGTGCCACGCGCAAGCTCAGCTCCGGGCGCGACCTCGGCTACATCGTGCCCGTCGATTCCGATCCGGCGCAATTTGCCACGGATGCGATTCCGATGACGGAAATCCAGAATATCGCGGAAAGTCTGACGGCCAAGCACGCGTTCTTCGTCATGGATGCCTGCTACAGCGGCCTGGGCCTGACCCGCGGCGCCGGTTCCAGCTCTTTCCTGCGCGACAATGCCAAGCGGATCGGCCGGCAAATGCTGACGGCCGGCGGCGGCGACCAGCTGGTGGCCGACGGCGGACCGAACGGCCACTCCGTGTTTACGTGGACCCTGCTGCAAGGCCTGGCGGGCAAGGGCGACCTGAACGGCGACGGCCTGATCACGGCCACGGAACTGGCCGCCTACGTGGCGCCGGCCGTGTCCAGCGTCTCGAACCAGACGCCCGCGTTCGGCAGCTTGCCGGGATCGGAAGGGGGCGATTTCGTCTTCGAATTGCCGGGCGAGACGGAATTCCTCAGCCCGAACACGACGCAGCTGTCGACGGAAGCCATCGCCCTGAACAGCAAGCTCGACGCCAAGCCGGCGACGGCCAGCGTGACGGTGAAGGATTTGCAGGGCGGCGAACAGAAGATCGTCACGCCAGGCGCCGTACCGACCTCCACGCGCCAGCTGGCGCAGCGCGCCAACGACCGCGGCTTGCAGCTGTACAAGGAGAAACAGTATGCGGCGGCGGAAGCGCAATTTACGGAAGCGCTGAAATTGCGTCCCGACTTCGCGCTGGCGGCCAACAACCTGGGCTTTGTCTTCTACAAGCAGGAAAAATACCGCGAAGCGGCCCGCTGGTTTGAAAACACGGTCAGGATGGACCCGTCGCGCGCCATCGCCTACCTGAATCTGGGCGACGCGTATGCCAAGGCCGGCGATGCCGCCAAGGCCAAGGCCGCGTACAAAACCTATCTGGAACTGGCGCCGACGGCCTCGACGGCGCCGGCCGTGCGGCAAAAGATGGAGAAACTGTAA
- a CDS encoding immunity 22 family protein translates to MSDSVPMVHVFTCSGRFASWEALQAYLAPTYTEDGDELPSPFFLETGLTQYEPACVESALLPSPAPLAQLLDGVSYGDSWLALACADADGKKLLADTCVCVFAPNQLAHPQRSSLHYVGSYACDGG, encoded by the coding sequence GTGTCCGACAGCGTGCCCATGGTCCACGTCTTCACCTGCAGCGGCCGCTTCGCCAGTTGGGAAGCGCTGCAGGCCTATCTGGCGCCCACGTACACGGAAGATGGCGATGAACTGCCGTCGCCATTCTTCCTGGAAACGGGCCTCACGCAGTACGAGCCAGCTTGCGTCGAGAGTGCGCTGTTGCCGTCGCCCGCGCCGCTGGCGCAGTTGCTCGACGGCGTGTCGTATGGCGACAGCTGGCTGGCGCTGGCGTGCGCGGACGCGGATGGGAAGAAATTGCTGGCCGATACTTGCGTGTGCGTGTTTGCGCCGAATCAGCTGGCGCACCCGCAGCGCAGTTCGCTCCATTACGTGGGCAGCTACGCCTGCGACGGCGGCTGA
- a CDS encoding response regulator, giving the protein MDLSDSAGKASKTVTAAVRKRDVLPYILLFILLAGILAVLAGALLPPYYHAVPALLWSLGFCVSGMLLGFLFGIPRSLPSGTVNAAPPDERANGKGRPTDEPPAAGAEAAAGNPSNTLFLGTPTPMEINSNLVEVSDWLTKIIVGVGLIELKSLPGSARSMAAFIAPSLATDTPTAMAMVGGIMLFFSVHGFLIGYLLTRIYLSIMIKRADSLVKNESVRLESGKEIEVTELSRLQQKSLDDMQEAITQLLLAHPPDGGAAATTLAGVPTAQKPSSLVLWLDDHPRNNTLLVEQLERENIKVDQAVSTRQALTMLQQKHYALFITDMARVENGRRIKDAGVRTVREVRQVQPELPIIVYCSKDTIASYSTEAQAAGARVITTSGTSLLANVNKLIQEQRGNEAQPPSQA; this is encoded by the coding sequence GTGGACCTGAGCGACAGCGCTGGCAAGGCGAGCAAAACCGTCACGGCGGCCGTGCGCAAGCGCGACGTGCTGCCGTATATCCTGCTGTTCATCCTGCTGGCCGGGATTCTTGCCGTGCTGGCGGGCGCCCTGCTGCCGCCGTACTATCATGCCGTACCGGCCCTGCTGTGGAGCCTGGGCTTTTGCGTCAGCGGCATGCTGCTGGGCTTTCTGTTCGGCATACCGCGCAGCCTGCCATCGGGCACCGTCAACGCCGCGCCGCCCGACGAGCGTGCCAATGGCAAGGGCCGCCCCACGGACGAACCGCCCGCAGCCGGAGCCGAGGCGGCGGCCGGCAACCCCAGCAATACATTGTTCCTGGGCACGCCGACGCCCATGGAAATCAATTCCAACCTGGTGGAAGTGTCGGACTGGCTGACGAAAATCATCGTGGGCGTGGGTTTGATCGAGCTCAAAAGCCTGCCCGGCAGCGCGCGCAGCATGGCCGCCTTCATCGCACCCAGCCTGGCCACGGACACGCCCACGGCGATGGCGATGGTGGGCGGCATCATGCTGTTCTTTTCCGTGCATGGTTTCCTGATCGGCTACCTGCTCACGCGCATTTACCTGTCCATCATGATCAAGCGCGCCGACAGCCTCGTCAAAAATGAGTCGGTGCGCCTGGAAAGCGGCAAGGAAATCGAAGTGACGGAGCTGAGCCGTCTGCAACAAAAGTCGCTCGACGACATGCAGGAAGCCATCACGCAGCTGTTGCTTGCCCATCCGCCCGATGGCGGCGCCGCCGCCACGACCCTGGCCGGCGTGCCGACGGCGCAAAAGCCGTCCAGCCTGGTGCTGTGGCTGGACGACCATCCGCGCAACAATACTTTGCTGGTGGAACAGCTGGAACGGGAAAACATCAAGGTGGACCAGGCCGTGTCGACGCGCCAGGCGCTGACCATGCTGCAACAGAAACACTACGCGCTGTTCATCACGGACATGGCCAGGGTGGAAAACGGCCGCAGGATCAAGGATGCGGGCGTGCGCACGGTGCGCGAGGTTCGGCAAGTGCAGCCGGAGCTGCCCATCATCGTGTATTGCAGCAAGGATACGATCGCCAGCTACAGCACGGAAGCGCAGGCGGCCGGTGCCCGCGTCATTACCACCTCGGGCACCAGCCTGCTGGCCAACGTCAACAAGCTCATACAAGAGCAACGCGGAAATGAGGCTCAGCCGCCGTCGCAGGCGTAG
- a CDS encoding TonB-dependent receptor, whose product MPLIKRKQMAACALLLLAGAGKAAAPEAASSTDASRTVRVTGHYDNAVGTSDAASQGVITNELIVNRPALRTGELLEFVPGLIVTQHSGDGKANQYFLRGFNLDHGTDFATYVDGMPVNMRTHAHGQGYADLNFLIPELVQRIDYKKGPYFAGEGDFASAGAARIRLADRLPQGQASVSVGQHGYVRAVVADSVAAGQGTLLYGLEVNRNNGPWDVPERVRKVSGVLRYSQGTTDNGYSVTAMAYQNSWNATDQVPLRAVESGQIGRFGSLAPSDGGDTSRASLSYAMRQRTENRLFEFDAYVIGSQLELNSDFTYFLAKPATGDQFQQSERRTVAGVNASESWNTQLFGLSLRNKLGVQARYDRLSPVGLYNTVDRVRQSTVREDRVREASVGLYGENTTQWLPWLRSVAGLRYDAYRFNVESSIDGNSGKAQDHVVSPKLSLILGPWSQTEFFVNYGKGFHSNDARGTTQTRLPDGTPSAPVTPLVPTRGMELGARTEWLPGLQSSLALWRLDVASELLFVGDAGETQPSRASRRHGIEWNNHYVAAPWLLFDLDLAASRSRYTQNDPAGNFIPGSIDKVASFGVTVTDRGPWSGALQLRYFGPRSLIEDNSVRSASTTLAYARLAYQLNRRTRLSLDVFNLFNKRASDIDYYYASRLPGEGADGVSDRHFHPVEPRSARLTLSYAF is encoded by the coding sequence ATGCCATTGATAAAACGCAAACAGATGGCAGCTTGTGCCTTGTTGCTGCTGGCCGGCGCCGGCAAGGCGGCTGCGCCGGAGGCCGCATCGTCCACGGATGCGTCGCGCACCGTGCGCGTGACGGGCCATTATGACAATGCCGTCGGCACTTCGGACGCGGCCAGCCAGGGCGTCATCACCAACGAGCTGATTGTCAACCGGCCCGCCTTGCGCACGGGCGAGTTGCTGGAATTCGTGCCGGGGCTGATCGTCACCCAGCACAGCGGCGACGGCAAGGCCAACCAGTATTTCTTGCGCGGCTTTAACCTCGACCATGGCACGGATTTCGCCACCTATGTGGACGGCATGCCCGTCAACATGCGCACGCACGCGCACGGGCAAGGCTATGCCGACCTCAATTTCCTCATTCCCGAACTGGTGCAGCGCATCGACTACAAGAAGGGGCCGTATTTCGCCGGCGAAGGCGATTTCGCCTCGGCGGGCGCGGCGCGCATCCGCCTGGCCGACAGATTGCCGCAAGGCCAGGCCAGCGTGTCTGTCGGCCAGCACGGCTATGTGCGCGCCGTCGTGGCCGATTCGGTCGCTGCCGGGCAGGGCACCTTGCTGTACGGCCTGGAAGTGAACCGCAACAACGGCCCGTGGGACGTGCCGGAGCGCGTGCGCAAGGTCAGCGGCGTGCTGCGCTACAGCCAGGGCACGACGGACAATGGATACAGCGTGACGGCCATGGCCTACCAGAACAGCTGGAACGCCACCGACCAGGTACCGCTGCGCGCCGTGGAGTCCGGCCAGATCGGCCGTTTCGGCAGTCTGGCGCCCAGCGACGGCGGCGATACGTCGCGCGCCAGCCTGTCGTATGCGATGCGCCAGCGTACGGAAAACCGTTTGTTCGAGTTCGATGCGTACGTGATCGGCTCGCAGCTGGAACTCAACAGCGATTTCACCTATTTCCTGGCCAAGCCGGCCACGGGCGACCAGTTCCAGCAAAGCGAGCGGCGCACGGTGGCCGGTGTCAACGCCAGCGAAAGCTGGAATACGCAGCTGTTCGGTCTTTCCCTGCGCAACAAGCTCGGCGTGCAGGCCCGTTATGACCGGCTGTCGCCCGTGGGCCTGTACAACACCGTGGACAGAGTGCGGCAAAGCACGGTGCGCGAGGACCGGGTGCGCGAGGCCAGCGTCGGCCTGTACGGCGAAAACACGACGCAATGGCTGCCGTGGCTGCGTTCCGTGGCGGGCCTGCGCTACGACGCCTACCGTTTCAATGTGGAAAGTAGTATCGACGGCAACAGCGGTAAGGCACAGGACCACGTGGTGTCGCCGAAACTGTCCTTGATCCTCGGTCCGTGGAGTCAGACGGAGTTTTTCGTGAACTACGGCAAGGGTTTCCATAGCAACGATGCGCGCGGCACGACGCAGACGCGCTTGCCCGATGGCACGCCTTCGGCTCCCGTCACGCCCCTGGTGCCGACCAGGGGCATGGAACTGGGCGCGCGCACGGAATGGCTGCCAGGCCTGCAAAGCTCGCTGGCCCTGTGGCGGCTCGACGTCGCGTCCGAACTGCTGTTCGTCGGCGACGCGGGCGAAACGCAGCCCAGCCGCGCCAGCCGCCGCCATGGCATCGAATGGAACAACCATTATGTTGCCGCGCCGTGGCTGCTGTTCGACCTGGACCTGGCCGCCTCGCGCTCGCGCTACACGCAAAATGATCCGGCCGGCAACTTCATTCCCGGCTCGATTGACAAGGTAGCCTCGTTCGGCGTGACGGTGACGGATCGGGGCCCGTGGTCGGGCGCCTTGCAGCTGCGCTATTTCGGCCCTCGGTCCTTGATCGAGGACAATAGCGTGCGCTCCGCCTCGACCACGCTGGCATATGCGCGCCTCGCGTACCAGCTCAACCGCAGGACGCGGCTGTCGCTCGACGTGTTCAACCTGTTCAATAAACGCGCCAGCGATATCGATTACTACTATGCGTCGCGCTTGCCAGGCGAGGGGGCGGACGGGGTGAGCGACCGGCATTTTCATCCGGTGGAACCGCGTTCCGCGCGTTTGACCTTGTCTTATGCGTTCTGA
- a CDS encoding RNA 2'-phosphotransferase, producing MTDHLVQTSKFLSLILRHSPEKIGLALDAQGWADIGQLLALAARHGRRLSREQLDDVVARDSKTRYAISDDGLRIRANQGHSLATVDIALPPATPPAMLYHGTASRFVEAIRAAGLLPGARNHVHLSASRETAVAVGARHGKPVVLTVAAAAMQAQGHVFYVSDNGVWLTQAVPQVFIGFP from the coding sequence ATGACCGATCACCTAGTACAAACCAGTAAATTCCTTTCCCTTATCCTGCGCCACTCTCCGGAAAAAATCGGCCTCGCTCTCGATGCCCAGGGCTGGGCCGATATCGGCCAGCTGCTGGCGCTGGCAGCCCGGCATGGGCGCCGCCTTTCCCGTGAACAATTGGATGACGTGGTGGCGCGCGACAGCAAGACGCGCTACGCCATCAGCGACGACGGCTTGCGCATCCGCGCCAACCAGGGGCACTCGCTGGCCACTGTCGATATCGCTTTGCCGCCGGCCACGCCGCCCGCCATGCTGTACCACGGCACGGCCAGCCGCTTCGTCGAGGCGATCCGCGCGGCCGGCCTGCTGCCGGGCGCGCGCAACCACGTACACCTGTCTGCCAGCCGTGAAACGGCCGTGGCCGTGGGCGCGCGCCACGGCAAGCCCGTCGTGCTGACGGTGGCTGCGGCCGCCATGCAGGCGCAGGGCCACGTGTTTTATGTGTCGGATAATGGCGTGTGGCTGACGCAGGCCGTGCCGCAAGTGTTTATCGGTTTTCCCTGA
- a CDS encoding aldo/keto reductase has translation MFDAAEAYGTHEVERILGEGVAPFRNDIVMATKFGWNIDQQTGERRPGTNSRPDHIKLVVDGMLKRLRTDRVDQQVPIEDVAGAVQDLMREGKVLHWGLSEMGLNTVRHAHAALPVSAVQSEYSMLWRGPEDGVLAVCEELGIGFVPWSPLGVGFLAGSIDAKTRFADGDIRQVESRFAPENLPHNLALVTLAKNWAARKQATPARIALAWLLAQRPWIVPIPGTTQMAHLEDNLGAAGVRFTPAELAKLNQSVAAIRVQGTRLPDAVLAHSRLEATVKR, from the coding sequence TTGTTTGACGCGGCCGAGGCCTACGGCACGCACGAGGTGGAACGCATCCTCGGTGAAGGCGTGGCGCCGTTCCGCAACGACATCGTCATGGCCACCAAGTTCGGCTGGAACATCGACCAACAGACGGGCGAGCGCCGCCCCGGCACCAACAGCCGCCCCGATCACATCAAGCTGGTCGTCGACGGCATGCTGAAGCGCCTGCGCACGGACCGCGTGGACCAGCAAGTGCCCATCGAAGACGTGGCCGGCGCCGTGCAGGACCTCATGCGCGAAGGCAAAGTGCTGCACTGGGGCCTGTCCGAGATGGGTTTGAACACCGTGCGGCACGCCCATGCGGCCCTGCCCGTTTCCGCAGTGCAAAGCGAATATTCGATGCTGTGGCGCGGGCCGGAAGACGGCGTGCTGGCCGTGTGCGAAGAGCTGGGCATCGGCTTCGTGCCGTGGAGCCCGCTGGGCGTGGGCTTCCTGGCGGGCTCCATCGACGCGAAAACCCGTTTTGCCGACGGCGACATCCGCCAGGTCGAATCGCGCTTTGCACCGGAAAACCTGCCGCACAACCTGGCGCTGGTGACATTGGCAAAAAACTGGGCGGCGCGCAAGCAGGCGACACCGGCCCGTATCGCCCTGGCCTGGCTGCTGGCCCAGCGGCCATGGATCGTGCCCATTCCCGGCACCACGCAGATGGCGCACCTGGAAGACAACCTGGGCGCGGCTGGCGTGCGTTTTACCCCGGCGGAACTGGCCAAGCTGAATCAGTCCGTGGCGGCCATCCGTGTACAAGGAACAAGACTGCCTGATGCCGTGCTGGCGCATTCTCGGCTGGAGGCGACGGTGAAGCGTTAA
- a CDS encoding HupE/UreJ family protein has protein sequence MCAVKRCLFILLLCAWLAPAQAHKPSDSYLSLTIHGQRIEGQWDIALRDLDFAIGLDGNGDGALTWDEIRARHAAIAAYALRRLQVAGDQGTCPLQAVEQLIDHHTDGAYSVLRFQATCPGGTLANLHIGYTLFADLDPQHKGLLKINSDGTTQTAIFDPDSPRQTISLAAPERLAQFGAYVKHGIWHIWIGYDHILFLLSLLLPAVLLPGLREQQQGLKAAFLDVLKVVTAFTLAHSITLSLASLSVVSLPSRWVESAIAASVILAALNNLLPLFRGKRPVAAFAFGLIHGFGFASVLRDLGLPQGSLLASLLGFNVGVEIGQLAIVAAFLPVAWLLRKTWLYRQVLTVGSLAIAVVACVWLVERIADIKLIST, from the coding sequence ATGTGTGCTGTAAAGCGCTGCCTGTTCATCCTGCTGCTGTGCGCCTGGCTGGCCCCCGCGCAAGCCCACAAACCCAGCGACAGTTATCTGAGCTTGACAATTCACGGCCAGCGGATCGAAGGCCAATGGGATATCGCCCTGCGCGACCTCGATTTCGCCATCGGCCTCGATGGCAATGGCGACGGCGCGCTGACCTGGGATGAAATCCGCGCGCGCCACGCGGCCATTGCCGCCTACGCGCTGCGGCGCCTGCAGGTGGCCGGCGACCAGGGCACCTGCCCCTTGCAAGCCGTCGAACAGCTGATCGACCATCACACGGACGGCGCCTACAGCGTGCTGCGCTTCCAGGCCACTTGCCCGGGCGGCACGCTGGCGAATTTACACATCGGCTACACCCTGTTCGCCGACCTCGACCCGCAGCACAAGGGGCTGCTCAAGATTAACAGCGACGGCACCACGCAAACGGCCATCTTCGACCCGGACAGCCCGCGCCAGACCATCTCCCTGGCCGCGCCCGAGCGCCTGGCGCAGTTCGGCGCCTACGTCAAACACGGCATCTGGCATATCTGGATCGGCTACGACCATATCCTGTTTTTGCTGTCGCTGCTGCTGCCGGCCGTGCTGCTGCCCGGCTTGCGCGAGCAGCAGCAGGGTCTGAAGGCGGCCTTCCTTGACGTGCTGAAAGTCGTCACGGCGTTCACGCTCGCCCATTCCATCACCCTGAGCCTGGCCAGCCTGTCCGTGGTGTCGCTGCCCTCGCGCTGGGTGGAGTCGGCCATCGCCGCCTCCGTGATCCTGGCCGCGCTGAACAACCTGCTGCCCCTGTTCCGGGGCAAGCGCCCCGTGGCCGCCTTCGCCTTCGGCCTGATCCACGGTTTCGGCTTTGCCAGCGTGCTGCGCGACCTGGGCTTGCCGCAAGGTTCATTGCTGGCCAGCCTGCTGGGCTTCAACGTCGGCGTGGAAATCGGCCAGCTGGCCATCGTCGCCGCCTTTTTACCCGTCGCCTGGCTGCTGCGCAAGACCTGGCTGTACCGGCAGGTGCTGACCGTGGGATCGCTGGCGATTGCCGTGGTGGCGTGCGTGTGGCTGGTGGAACGGATAGCCGACATCAAGCTGATCAGCACGTGA
- a CDS encoding DUF4331 domain-containing protein, producing the protein MSLSLSKTTLGAALLGNLFFTLAIAPAAYASSHREAPFITQNPKVDGTDFYMFRSYEAGRGAYTTLVADYIPLQDAYGGPNYFAMDPNALYEIHIDNNGDGKEDLTFQFRFTNTIKDGQFTVGGKKVSIPLVINGGAIDSVNPPGLNVRETYSVTVVRGDRRTGTRSAVTNATGGGTTFDKPVDYIGTKSIPNYAAYAAQHVYTVNIPGCATPARMFVGQRKDPFVVNLGETFDLINIKAPATEFAANAESAARDDLARKNVTAIEMEVPTACLTAGNDPVIGGWTTASLRQGRLLNPAPGSTAASKEGGAWVQVSRLGMPLVNELVIGLKDKDRFNASKPSGDAQFADYVTNPTAPALVEVLFGSAGAKAPTNFPRNDLVATFLTGIKGVNQPVTVVASEMLRLNTSIAPTAVGSQKRLGVIDGDNAGFPNGRRPGDDVVDVVLRVAMGKLCTLNIGCAPADAPAGALHFTDGAFLDETYFTAGFPYLKTPVAGSPQQ; encoded by the coding sequence ATGTCTTTATCACTGTCAAAAACCACCCTGGGCGCCGCCCTCCTGGGTAACCTGTTCTTCACCCTGGCCATCGCGCCAGCGGCCTACGCTTCCAGCCACCGCGAAGCGCCGTTCATCACGCAAAACCCCAAAGTCGACGGCACCGACTTTTATATGTTCCGCAGCTATGAGGCGGGCCGCGGCGCCTACACCACGCTGGTGGCCGACTATATTCCCCTGCAAGACGCCTACGGCGGACCCAACTACTTCGCCATGGACCCGAACGCCTTGTACGAAATCCACATCGACAATAATGGCGACGGCAAGGAAGACCTCACCTTCCAGTTCCGCTTTACCAACACCATCAAGGATGGCCAGTTCACCGTGGGCGGCAAGAAAGTCTCGATTCCGCTCGTCATCAATGGCGGCGCCATCGATTCCGTCAACCCGCCGGGCCTGAACGTGCGCGAAACCTACAGCGTGACGGTGGTGCGTGGCGACCGCCGCACGGGCACGCGCAGCGCCGTGACCAACGCCACGGGCGGCGGCACGACCTTCGACAAGCCCGTCGACTACATCGGCACCAAGTCCATCCCCAACTACGCCGCGTATGCCGCGCAGCACGTCTACACGGTCAACATCCCCGGCTGCGCCACGCCGGCGCGCATGTTCGTCGGCCAGCGCAAGGACCCGTTCGTGGTGAACCTGGGCGAAACCTTCGACTTGATCAACATCAAGGCGCCCGCCACGGAGTTTGCCGCGAATGCGGAATCGGCTGCCAGGGATGACCTGGCACGCAAAAACGTCACGGCCATCGAAATGGAAGTGCCGACCGCCTGCCTGACGGCCGGCAACGACCCCGTCATCGGCGGCTGGACCACGGCCAGCCTGCGCCAGGGACGTCTGCTGAACCCGGCACCGGGCAGCACCGCGGCGTCGAAGGAAGGCGGCGCGTGGGTGCAAGTGTCGCGCCTGGGCATGCCGCTGGTGAATGAACTGGTCATCGGCCTGAAGGACAAGGACCGCTTCAACGCCAGCAAGCCGTCCGGCGACGCGCAGTTTGCCGACTACGTCACCAACCCGACGGCGCCGGCGCTGGTGGAAGTACTGTTCGGCTCGGCAGGCGCCAAGGCGCCCACCAACTTCCCCCGCAACGACCTGGTGGCTACCTTCCTCACGGGCATCAAGGGCGTGAACCAGCCAGTGACGGTCGTCGCCTCTGAAATGCTGCGCCTGAATACCTCCATCGCCCCCACCGCCGTGGGATCGCAAAAGCGCCTGGGCGTGATCGATGGCGATAACGCGGGCTTTCCGAACGGCCGCCGCCCCGGCGACGATGTGGTCGACGTGGTGCTGCGCGTGGCCATGGGCAAGCTGTGCACCTTGAACATCGGCTGCGCCCCGGCCGACGCGCCCGCTGGCGCCCTGCACTTCACGGACGGCGCCTTCCTCGATGAAACCTACTTCACGGCGGGTTTCCCTTACCTGAAAACCCCCGTGGCCGGTTCGCCACAGCAGTAA